The Engraulis encrasicolus isolate BLACKSEA-1 unplaced genomic scaffold, IST_EnEncr_1.0 scaffold_29_np1212, whole genome shotgun sequence genome has a segment encoding these proteins:
- the pdcl3 gene encoding phosducin-like protein 3, with protein MQDPNEDTEWNDILRRKGILPPKEKPEEADEHEEQLIQQQSVVKTYESMTLEELEENEDEFSEDDEAAIEMYRQQRLAEWKANQVKNVFGEVVEISGQDYVQEVNKAGEGIWVVLHLYKQGIPLCTLINQHLSCLARKFPQTKFLKSISTTCIANYPDRNLPTIFVYQQGDMKAQFIGPLVFGGMNLKLDELEWRLSESGAVKTDLEENPHKKIQDTLMTSIRCSMPNAHHDEDSD; from the exons GACCCGAACGAGGACACGGAATGGAACGACATCTTGCGCAGGAAAGGAATCCTCCCTCCCAAGGAGAAGCCGGAGGAGGCGGACGAGCACGAGGAACAGCTGATACAACAACAATCCGTCG tgaagaCGTATGAGAGCATGACTCTTGAAGAGCTGGAGGAGAATGAAGACGAATTCAGCGAAGATGACGAGGCGGCCATCGAGATGTACAG GCAACAGCGTTTGGCTGAATGGAAGGCTAatcag gtgaagaATGTGTttggggaggtggtggagatTTCAGGCCAAGATTACGTCCAGGAGGTGAACAAGGCCGGAGAGGGCATCTGGGTTGTACTGCACCTATACAAACAGGg tATTCCTCTCTGCACGTTGATCAATCAGCACCTGTCGTGTTTGGCGCGTAAGTTTCCTCAGACCAAGTTCCTCAAGTCCATCTCCACCACCTGCATCGCCAACTACCCCGACCGCAACCTGCCCACTATCTTCGTCTACCAGCAGGGGGACATGAAGGCCCAGTTCATCGGACCCCTCGTCTTCGGAGGCATGAACCTCAAACTCGACG agtTGGAGTGGAGGTTGTCGGAGTCTGGCGCGGTGAAGACGGATCTGGAAGAGAATCCCCACAAGAAGATTCAGGACACACTCATGACATCTATACGCTGCTCAATGCCCAATGCACACCACGACGAGGACTcagactag